GCCGCACAGGCTTATACCACCGCCGAGCACGTCGAAGAAATCGTACAAATGGACCACGACGGCACAGCCGTGCGCCGGAGACAGCGAAGCATAGAACCCATCCCCGCACTATCGCCTGCGGATGGCTGGACCAATCTTCCACAAAGCGCTGCCCCGCCCCTCGCTTCCACCATTGAAATCCACGCGCGCCTCGGTGGCGACATCAACCGCTTTCACCTGCTCGTCTTCGCCAGTGCCAACAGCGGATACGACACCCTGCGCGTCTGCCGATCCCAAAATGGCAGCGACCACATCGCCGAAACCAGCACGGGATCGTGGAGCAACTGGGCCATCGAACCCTTCTCCATAGAAGGCCGCGACCAACGCGCCTCTGTGCGCTTCAAACTTCTCGAACTCGAACCCGATGGCTCTCATCTCAAGCTCTACCGCTCTCAGATCACATATAGCGACGGCTTCACATATCCGGATGACCTCGCCGACGAACTCATCCAGCGATTTGGCCCCTATCAAGAACACGCCTCAATGACCCCTTACACATCTGGCATGACCGACTATGACACCGCCCTTGAAGAATGCGAATATCAGGGCCTCTGGTTTGCCGATGTCGCCAATTACATGCTCCACGAAAAAGATGCCAGTTTCTTTATCTGTCACTGGCACCTCTACGACTACATCAACCACATTCACCTCGACGGCGTCGATCCGGTTTGCCCGGCTTACGATCCCGACAAAGCCGACGACGTCATGCACCTCTTCCGCAAAGCCTATATCGTTGGCGACAAAATTTTAAAACGCATGTGGGATGCCGCCGATGACACCACATACGTCGGCGTGCTTTCCGATCACGGCGCATCGCCAGATGTGCGCATCGCCAATATCCGAAAATTCCTGCACGACACAGGATTCACCGTCCTGAAAGAAGACGCCAGCGACGGCGTCGAGCGCGATGAAGTCCTCGAAAGAGAAATCGACTTTGAAAAAACCCGCGCCTACCTCAAAGACGACAAGGGATTCGACATCTGGATCAACGCCGAACCCGGTCCCAAATTCGACGAAATCGAACGCGATGTCCTCCTCGCCCTTCGCACCTGGGTCGATGAAGAAATCGGCCGCAATGTCGTTGCCATCGCCCTGCCCAGACGCGACGCGTACATACTCGGGCAATGGGGCGACCAGTGCGGCGATGTCATTTTCGCATGGGATCACGGATTCGTCAGCGGCTACTACGGCCAGTGGAAAGGCATTGTGGGCGGCGGCTGCGTGGGCGCACCCGAAGTCTTCGGCGCACACCACGGCGGCTTCATCCCCACATGCAGCGACATCTCATCGAGCTTTGGTTCTTTTTTCCTATCGGGTCCCGGCATCAAAAAAGGCTACGAACGCCCCACCGACAAACTCGGCTACATCCACGCCGCAGACGTCGTCCCCACGCTTTGCCACATCTTCGGCATCGCCCCACCGGACCAGAGCCAGGGTGCGGTTGCCTACGATATTTTGGAAGGTCATGAGATGGTGCGGGAACGACCTGAATAAAGAGAACATGACACAACAATTTGCTCTTATTCTTTTCGCCTATCTGACGATTACATCCTGTACCTCCACGAAGGGTGCAACCGAGGCTGAGTTCAGCTTTACTTTTCAAAGTGATGCCGAAGGCTGGACAGCCGGATTTGCCGACCTTCCCGCCAACTTCGAGCCATCGATCTACGAACTCGACTCCGGTTATCGCCCTCTGCCACCAGGTCTCGAAGGCAATGGTCTCTACATACAGGGACACAATCGCAGCGACGACCTTTTCATGTTTTTCAAGAGGCGGATTGACAGGCTCAAGGCAGATGCGACCTACGCGGTATTCGCGTCCCTCGACCTGGCGACCAATGTTCCGCCCAACTTAGTTGGTATCGGTGGCTCTCCCGGCGAGAGCGTGTACGTAAAAGCGGGCGCATCTACCGTTGAACCCGTAGCAGAGGGGGCAAACCTCAGACTGAACATCGACAAGGGAAACCAGTCCAACGGCGGCGCGTCCATGGTCGTTCTGGGAAACGTCGCCCATCCCGAGGTTGTCGGCAGAGAGTTTCGGCTCAAGTCTCTTGACAATGCCGACAATCCAGTGCATGTCACCACTGATAGCAAGGGCGGGCTCTGGCTGATCGTCGGTACCGACTCTGGCTTTGAGGGACTGAGCACATTCTACTACGCCCGCATTGCTTACACACTCAAAATAATGGAATCCTCTAACTCGGGAGCTTCACTTCTCGGGCCGGGTAACGGGGGTATGGATTAGGTTTGCGCGGGCACTCAATACCGAATTATACATAATACCAACATCCTGGCAATAGGCGAAAAACTCGCCTCCTTCGACGAGAGAATGAAAACTATTTGACATTTTATCTTAAAGTGCACACATTATGTGTACACTTTAAGGAGGAATTATGAAAGCATCTATTCTCGACTTAAGACGACGCATGAAAGATGTCTTGCTCGCACTTGACCGCAACGAAACGGTCACCATTTTTTATCGAGGCAAGGAAAAAGCCATCCTGTCTCCCACCCGAAAGCAAACAAACAAATCTGTAAAAGACCATGAAGCTTTTGGGATGTGGCGAGACAGAAAAGATATGGCAGATGTCGATGCTTACGTCCGCAATATGAGAAAAGGCCGCTTGAATGATTTTTGATACCGATGTTGTGATATGGGTGTTCAGAGGCCATGAAGGGGCTGCAAAACTCGTTGAAAGTATCGATGATCGTCAGATATCAATTGTTACGTATATGGAATTTATCCAGGGTGCGAGAAATCGGCAGGAATTAAAAAAGATCAAGGATTTTCTCACTGATCACGCCTTTCAGACCCTACCTCTCACTGAAAATATCGGACATAGAGCATCTGTATATATGGAAGAATATACCCTTAAGACAGCACTGTATATGGCAGATGCGTTGATTGCAGCAACAGCTATTGAACACCATTTAACCCTTTGTACAGCCAATAGAAAACACTACCGCCAAATCAACGAACTCAATCTAAAAATATTTCGTCCTTGACCTCTGACGACCATCTTTAAACTGCTACCGACAACATCGGAACCCGATCCCCTTCCCCTGCCACCTGGGATTGAGACGTCCGCGCTCCTGCACCCGCACGGCTGGTGCGCCATTTACCCAACTGCCGCCGCGCATCACGCGCAAGCCCCCGCTCTCTGGTCCCTGGGGATTTTCCCGCGGACTATTGCGATAATAATCCACGCGGTGCCAATCCGCCACCCACTCCCACACATTACCCGACAAATCCGCCACCTCAAAAGGACTCACACCATTGGGAAAACTACCCACAGTCGAGGGCTTGCCCACATGCCCATTAAAATTCAACCGCGTCGGATCGGGATCCTCATTGCCCCAGGGATAAATACGTCCATCGCCACCCGCGGCCTTTTCCCACTCCGCCTCGGAACACAACCGCTTACCTGCCCACGCGCAAAAATCCTGTGCATCAAACCAGGTCACACCAACCACTGGTTGCCGCGCGGCATTAAACCCCACAGAATCGGCACACGCCGAAGGATCGCGTCCTGTCGTCGCAACGAATAATCTGTAATCCGCGTTCACCACCTCAAAGCGATCAATCCAGAAAGCATTCAGAAATACCACATGCTCGGGACCTTCATCCCGCCCAAACTCATTGGTACCCATCACAAATTCGCCCGCTGGAATTTCGACCATCTCCTCAACCAACTCGTCCTCAGATTCTGGCTGAACGGGATAATCATCGCCACAATTAGCTATCAGCCCCATCCCAATGAGCACGCACAAAAATTTCAAAACATCGCTCATCTCAGCCTCCTGATGAGACCGCTAAAACAGCGGCATCCGAAAGAGGTTGTTTGTTCTCAAAATCGCGTGTATTTTTGCGTCTGAAATCTGGATAAACAGTAGTCCATTGGAGAAAGCATGAACAAAGTCACCACATATTATCTCGAAATGAAATCGCCTTCATCGCTCAACGAAAAAACAGAATCGAACGGACTGCAAGTACATGAATGCGAAATCAAACAATATCAATTTAACAAATTTCTATATCAATTCATAGGCGGACCCTGGGATTGGACGAACAAACTCTCCTGGTCAGATGAACAATGGAAAGCGCACGTAGAAAACGACAACCTGAGAACATGGCTTGCCCAGTACAAAGGCGCGCCCGCAGGATACTATGAACTCCACAAGCAAGACGATGGCAACGTCGAAATCCTCTATTTTGGTCTGGCCACCAAATTCATCGGACAGGGCTTTGGAGGTTATCTCTTATCTCATGCAATAAAATCCGCCTGGAAATGGGGAAAAACAAAAAGAGTATGGGTGCATACCTGCACCCTTGACCATCCACATGCACTGCAAAATTACAAAACACGGGGCATGGAAGTCTATCACATAGAGACTGCTGACCATGAGTAGTGACACCAAAACCTTCTGGATCGCGGCTCAAAACCCTGCCGCGATGACAAACGGGAGCCTGTCCCGTAGTGCCTTTATACGGGAACCGTCCCCTACAACACGCGAACAAACCAAGGAGAACCCATGAGACTACAAAACAAAAACATCGTCGTAACGGGTGGTGCATCGGGCATAGGGCAGGCGGCAGCGCGATGCTGTGCCCGGGAAGGCGCGCGCGTAGCCGTCGTAGATCTGGACGGAGCGGGGGTGGACCGCACAGTTAGAGAAATCGAAAACGCGGGCGGGAATGCAGCGGGATATCACGCAGACATAAAAGAAGAAACTCAGGTACGCGCACTCTTTGAAAACATCGGCAATGCCCTTGGACACATCGACGGCTTAATCAACGCCGCTGGCATCCTCGAAGGCGCGCTCGTCCCGGTCGATGAATTTGATGAATTTACCTGGGACAGAGTCATAGACATCAATCTGAAAG
The Gemmatimonadota bacterium genome window above contains:
- a CDS encoding PEP-CTERM sorting domain-containing protein, giving the protein MTQQFALILFAYLTITSCTSTKGATEAEFSFTFQSDAEGWTAGFADLPANFEPSIYELDSGYRPLPPGLEGNGLYIQGHNRSDDLFMFFKRRIDRLKADATYAVFASLDLATNVPPNLVGIGGSPGESVYVKAGASTVEPVAEGANLRLNIDKGNQSNGGASMVVLGNVAHPEVVGREFRLKSLDNADNPVHVTTDSKGGLWLIVGTDSGFEGLSTFYYARIAYTLKIMESSNSGASLLGPGNGGMD
- a CDS encoding type II toxin-antitoxin system Phd/YefM family antitoxin, with translation MKASILDLRRRMKDVLLALDRNETVTIFYRGKEKAILSPTRKQTNKSVKDHEAFGMWRDRKDMADVDAYVRNMRKGRLNDF
- a CDS encoding type II toxin-antitoxin system VapC family toxin gives rise to the protein MIFDTDVVIWVFRGHEGAAKLVESIDDRQISIVTYMEFIQGARNRQELKKIKDFLTDHAFQTLPLTENIGHRASVYMEEYTLKTALYMADALIAATAIEHHLTLCTANRKHYRQINELNLKIFRP
- a CDS encoding formylglycine-generating enzyme family protein; translation: MSDVLKFLCVLIGMGLIANCGDDYPVQPESEDELVEEMVEIPAGEFVMGTNEFGRDEGPEHVVFLNAFWIDRFEVVNADYRLFVATTGRDPSACADSVGFNAARQPVVGVTWFDAQDFCAWAGKRLCSEAEWEKAAGGDGRIYPWGNEDPDPTRLNFNGHVGKPSTVGSFPNGVSPFEVADLSGNVWEWVADWHRVDYYRNSPRENPQGPESGGLRVMRGGSWVNGAPAVRVQERGRLNPRWQGKGIGFRCCR
- a CDS encoding GNAT family N-acetyltransferase; its protein translation is MNKVTTYYLEMKSPSSLNEKTESNGLQVHECEIKQYQFNKFLYQFIGGPWDWTNKLSWSDEQWKAHVENDNLRTWLAQYKGAPAGYYELHKQDDGNVEILYFGLATKFIGQGFGGYLLSHAIKSAWKWGKTKRVWVHTCTLDHPHALQNYKTRGMEVYHIETADHE